The Malus domestica chromosome 10, GDT2T_hap1 nucleotide sequence ATTTGATTGCATATCTTAGGGGCGAGGGAGATATATAAGAACCAAAGTCACATGGGGAGGTGGGTAAGTGAAGGAGGATGATTACATCTCTTCGGCTTGATCTCAGAAACCCAGAAAGAGTTCCTTTTGGTTTAGCTTttaggatttttgtttttttgtttttataaattttttgtaatatatatatgggccatattagaggtcgcacttggtgcgatggcaaatgccttcgcccatgagcggtaggtctcgggttcgagacttgggagcagcctctctataaatgggggtaaggctagccgacattcacctctcccagaccctgcttaaagcgggagccttgtgcactgggtacgacctttatataTGTGGGccatattgacacgtggcgtccaTTCATTGTCCACGCATGCATCAATTCATCAGTTAACGAAAGTTATgatggaaaacttaacggatgtatgaaagtgtcccaaaattatgactttaggtacTAGActaggacaaaaaaaaattgatgtatgaAATGTTGACAACCAAAAAACTTTAggatagtaaactgagattaaccctttTTACTAATTAAACCCTGAAAATCAAAATCTACCTTGtctttgaatgaaatttcaattcCTTTTTTGCAGGTGGATAGCTATCCAAAGTAAAGTTTAAAACTTTGAGCTGCAGTGTTTTgtcaattttcaaattttacttTAATCTTATGAAGTCCATAAACCCTAAGAAATGAAATTCTTCCGTTCCGTGTTTAATCTGGTTCACATAATCAGTGACTTACTTGTTACTTGGTGGTAAGTGAAGCCTCCAATCATCCCGGCAAGTGCAACAAGGTCCACTAGTGGTAGCTAGATTTAAGCTAGAATATGGAGGAGATGTGGCAGATAGTCCACATCCCTGACAACCCCCCAATCCCTCCCGACCAACAACCTACCGTCGATGCAATTGCTTCACTTATAGACCCTTTATTTGCCAACACTCTCGTAAGGTAAGCTTGGTTTGCTTTACTGGCGGCTATGTAGCACttgtttaatttctttcttacttttgacgaaattgatgtaATTGTGTAGGCGTTTGAACCAAATTGCACCGCTAGAAAATCTTCGGCACGTCAAGCGGGTGCACAAGAAATTTGTTCAAGGAGGTCTGTCTCTATctcttaaaccctaaacccatttGTTAAATTTATTAAGATTATCAAAAAACTAAATTTGTGTGTGCTCGACTTTGTTCAAAAGGGTTATTGGTAGTGAATTGGAGATGTTCATTCGTTATCCAATGGAGAAGATTTTCTTTATTGCAATTAGTCAAAGAAAGCTACACCTCCCTAAGATGGGGTGTCCTGCCCTACGTCACCTCTAATATGCTTTCAAACATGTCTATCAAACCAAAATAATAATCAGCATGACaaaattttttatgaatgttttCTAGCATATCAATAGGATTTTCGTttcctttcaaaaaaaaaaaaaaaaaagcatatcaATAGGATTTGTCTAACACTTGTGCATATTTCCAACTCTTGCTGGATATTCCCCTGATTTAGGGGGTTCAGGCAGCAAGTAAATGACGGCCAAGATGATATTTACCTGACATGGTTACCACATTGTTCTTACTATCTTATCTTTCGGGTACATCCAATTCGGTGTTGACTATCAGTTCACTATACAGGAAAAACTCAGTTGTCTGTGATATTATGTCTAGCTTCTCAAAATGGTAATCAGTTGGACAGCATTCAGAATGATGTACAGGAGCTGATGAATTCCTACCAGTTGAGTCCTTTTATCACAAAAGTGggtctttctctttttattttaacaagGTTTGACTTggtacttttttcttcttctgaaaGTAATAATAGCAGAATAACAAATAATCTGAACATATGTACTGCCCATTCTTGTTATTATGATTCTTTTCTATCATGACGAAAATACATTATAAAGACTACTACTGTACTATTGGAATAATTATGGTTGTAGTTGTTTAAGTTGATTATCTTAAATGCTTCAGTATGTAAACTTAATGTTTCTCTTGTTAAAATATTGCACATTCAATAAATTGACATTACGAATTAAATAGCTCGTTGAAAAATACTATTAGTCATGAATCATCTATTATTTTGTTGCCAAGAAAGAATGAACCTCTTGTTTTCTTTCTTAAGTTTTGTTTTATGGAAGTTGGgcctcttgttaatttatgttagGATGGCTGCTTGATCACTTGAGGAACATTTTCTTTTCCTGTCAAGATGCTTAGTAAGAATTTGCTCTTGCTTGATCGTAGACTGGCAGTTAGTGGGCTTTGATGATGTAGGATCAAAGTGTTTTCCTAAGGGAGTCATAAGGTCATAAATCCGTGGATTTGAAATATGTTAATTACtaccatttttcttcttctgtatAATCTTATATCTGAATGCAATCATTTTAATTGTGTTTTACTGAATCCAAGCTTGCCTTTGGACTTTGTCTTACTTAATACTTCACTTTCATGCTATTTATTTGGGCCTTGCCTTGTATATACAGTGATATGGATCCCTTTCTTTCACATAAACTTATGACCCCATTTTGGTTATTGAATTTCGATTTGTTTGAGCGTCTGTTATTATCTTCTGAAGGCCTACTCTTCTTCTGGTAGTCTCCAAACTTgcttttgtgtttgtttccttTACCATTAAACTAGACTATGGCCAACATCTAAAGCCACTCAATTTTAGGTCTGCAAGTATGCTGCATCATCAAAAGAAGAGTGGGAAGAACAATGCAAGCTATGGCCAACATCTTATCATCCCCCAACTTAGTAAGCTTCCActcttttaatattaaatgtaaTCCAACTATGCTGGTTTACGTCAATGTTTTTTAGCACTTTTTTCCAGGAGTCTTTAGTTTTTATCTTTCTAAGATTGAGCTGAATAGGAGGTGAAAGATGTCTCAGTAACAATGAACACTAGTCCTAGATTTGTTCCTGAGCATAAATGATGGAGCAGGGTCATGTGATAGCTTCCCTTGATTAAAATCTAGGGTCATGAGGAGGTGAAAGTTGCCTTAATTATATATGAACAAAAATTTTCATCACAACTTATATGCACGAACTTGAAGCTATGCTAACACCAACAGGAAAACATTGGCAATTACTAGTATAAGGCATTATATTGGATGGTTACATAAAACTTCCTTTCTATCTGCACCTTTGCAGTTTAGGTTTGTTACTTGCTTTTTTCTTGGTGGCTCCTCCTTCTGCATTTCCGGAATACATATGTcaaataattatttgtttaaCATTATTCTGACTCTTTTTGTGTTTGCCTGTGATCTTTTAAATACAGTAATATTGAAGGCATTACTGGATTCAGTCAAGAGGACTCACAGTCAGTATTCAGCTTCATGAAGTATGCCATTCAGTTGGCAAAGTCTGGTGATAATTTGGTAAAGTATTACTCTCACTCTTAACAGGATTGTGCTTTCATAAGTATTTAGGTCGTCCTTTCCTGATCAGCTTTCCAATATTCAAAATTACGCTAATACTTTGAAAGTATTCCTGAATGAACTGGAAGGGTTGGGGTGAAGTCAATTTTGTTATCTCTTGCagtcttattatttatttatttttcagccAGCGTCCTGTTGTAGTCTTGTTAGTGCTTCTCAACATGCATGGATCAACATTAGTCTGAGGACAACAATAGTCTACTCTTTAGAAGATATTCacttttccttttaaaaataaTGAGAAAAAAACTATCATAATCTTGATTGTTAGTTAATTCTGCTGTAGGAACTAAGTTCTATACGAAACTTGTTAAAGTTGATGTAAGGCTTATGACCTGATGTTGATTTATATTCTCAACACATCCCCTCATGTGGTTGGCCTGAGCGCAACATGTGGATTGGGTGATGTAGAGCATGTGTGACCATTCCGGTCTTAGCTTGTGGATGGATTGCCTGCTATGATATCATGTGAAAGTTAAGGCATCCAAcccaaaatcaaatggcaatgGGTGGAGAGTTCAAGGAGTTCATTTTGTGCAATGCAATGCAAGGCCTCATTTTTTGCATACCACTGAGCCTATGCTTGGTGCTTGCTATATAACTGTTCTCCTTTACTCTATCTGCAGGAAGTCAACGCTGCAGTTATAGTGGATCCTTCAGTTAAACAGGTTATTGCGAAAGCATGTGATCAAACTTGTTCTTGCTATAATCCAAAAAACGAGATCACCCTTGAAACCAGCTGCAGTGAAAAGCTGGAAACTTCTGTTTGCCATGGCATTTCAGGTGGTGCATTGAGCTGTAAAGAGCATTCAAACGGCTTTCCAGCTAAATCAGAACATTTGTACACCGGTGTTTCTTGTTTATGTCCTTGGGGATGGGCTGAGCAAGAATCAGACATGAGTTTGCGTTATTGCCACCCTTTACGCCACGCTTCCATTGTTGCTATTGAGTCTTCTGCTGCCAGGGACAGGCTTCTTTTCCCCAGTTCGGGAAAAACGCAAGATAATAAGTCATTTGAAATGGACCACATGCAGTCTTGTTCAGCAGCCTCTCCGGCAAAGAGACAAAAGACCAACTCCACAAATGTGAgttgtttctttcttcttcacaaTATATTTTCTCATTTCCCTGATATATGCTACTTCACAGTTGAAGTTGTTGGGGCTGGCTTGTGTTCAagtttttatacttaatagtcGTCTTATCACAGATTCAGGTTAATTATGGTGAAGACAATCTGGACTTGAATGGTGAAGGTTGCAGCAGATCGCTATCAGCAAGGCCTTATCTATGCACAGGTTTTGACATGTACCTTGTGTGGGAGCCGTGCATAATGTAAGTTGTTGAAACCAACCAAGCTCTGAGTTTAGATTTTTTTTCTATTATGGTTCAGTAATGATAATAATGGTGTTGTGATTGTGAATTGTATATGAAGGTGTGCAATGGCACTTGTGCATCAGAGGATCAGGCGGATATTCTTTGCATATCCAAACCCAAAAGCAGGAGCATTGGGGAGTGTCCACAGACTACAAGGCCAAAGAAGCTTGAATCATCACTATGCTGTTTTCAGGGTCTTAGTAGGGACGGACATTTGAAGGTTCAATTCCCCCGCTTTAGCACTTCACTCTCAGCATCAAGCCATCTTTAAGCAACTCGGGGAGTTTGTGTCGTATATCTTGTTGGATTGCATACGACTGTCCCAGCCTGTGGTCGTTGGCGGAATATGATGCAATATAGTCAAAAGGCGGGAGAGGGGCCCGTGCTGCCCTTTCAGCCCAGCATACGTCACTTTCCGCAGATGATGTTCCTTAAGGTAGGTCTCCTACGAATCTGGCTTCCCAAAGACGAAACTCTCGGGCGGGAACTCCAAGCCCTAAATtctggattggattggattggattggatgggggctcttatctttttcttttattgaaaatatgaatttcattccatgaagaagaagagcatACAGCTGATGGAGGCTCTTAAGTATTCAATTTATAGTTTGATGGGATGGTGAAACATTACATTCCCGCTCTAGTCTCCATTTTAAATTAACATTTCCCTTAGAATTTATTCCTATTAGAGATGCCGCGTCTCAATATTTCAAGCAAATGTTACCCTTAAAACGGTTTGCTCAAATGGTCGTCCATGCCAGAATGCTTCATTGCATGATATGGTACACAAAGCACAGAAATGACCTAATCCTCATTGATCCCAAATCCTTTTGAAATGCAATTGAGGAATCTGCTCCGGCTTGGTTATTGGAATCCAAATTAGCTGATTCGAAACTGACTCCTCTCTCCGTAGATTTCCTCGGTTTCTCCAACTCAATCTCTCATTGCAATAACATGCTCTTTAGCCTTCTTTTTATCTTGCTTGCTGGACTTCCCCAGCGGAGGGGCTTTTGTAGAATTGGCAACTTCAATTTGTCCCTTCGCACTACTTGCAATTACCACTCTGAGAAAGAGTCTCCAAGGAGGTGATCGAGCGGTGGATAACAGGAACAAGCTCTTCTTGTATGCCAACAGAGCTCAATACTCGACAAACTTACCCTTGAACCCTTCCTTTCCTGGCCACCTTGTTGAATTCGTCTCTCAAATGctctaaaaactgaaaaccccgGTATTCCCCAAACTATCATCAACAATTGTGAAATAAACATACCCATCTTCAATTAAGACAAGTCCTTTTACCCACCGTCTCAAAATACCACCTATGAAAAGGAGGACTCTTTTCCAAACACAAAGTAGCCAAGTTCCCATTTTCACAATCTCCGCCATTATACACTAGAGGATGGGTAAGGAATTTatttatgtttcctagtttggtTGTAACTCTCTCTTTAATATTCCTTGTATCACAAGGAGAATagttgtgtatatatacatttcCAGTATTGGGAGAAGAATAACAAGAACGAACAATAAAACCTTAAACGTTGTAGTTTTATCTTTGGCATCAGAGCAGATTTTGGCCTGTCTTTTTTCCCTAGATACCAACCTTTGGTGGCTCAACGAAAATTCCGAAAATACAAACCGGTGTGGCCTCGAAGCAAGAGACCCATACTCGGCAAAACCTTAGAAGCaaacaatttaaaaactaaagcTGCTGCATCAATTTGCTGCAAACCTTAGAAACCAACAATTGGAAAACCACAACCGCAGCGTCAGTTTGCTGCTTCAATGGCTGACAGCCAAGCCATGCTCCTCTTCGAGGGTTCGATGTCTGCCGCAAATGGGCTGACCACAGGAAAGACAGGACGTGGGCTGGTTACTTCCGAAGCCCCAAATATAACCAACAATCCAGCAGGTGCTGGCGTCAGCAAAAGGGCTGGAGCAGGCCCGCTTGGCCCACCAGCATGGACAGACCGTGGGGATGTTTTTCACCCAGATAACCTTGGCCTGCAGCTATCACTTTTTAATTTGATTGCTTCAAGTGAGCAATCCAAAGACCTAGGTAACATAGGCATGGCTTTAATTGTATCTGTTGAGCATGATATGGCTTTAATTGTATCCAGGAGCCGCTGATCATTAACTTACGATCATACTCTTTTTAACTCCATGACACCACCTCCATGAAACAATACTATTACTACCAACAGAGGTGTTGCCCCGGTTACAGGGGCAGATTCAATAGCGCTCACTCCTACTGTAATGccttgaaaatttaaaatatatgaatatgtggagaaaatggaaaataaatatatttattgtTATGAATTTCGAATGGGAAAATGTGAAATTCCGCTTCcggattttattattatttatgtcgtataattttttgttaagtaGAAAATAACGAAAATGCCCCTAGTTGATTAACGTAATTATACGAGGACGTATttttatcctcatatattttatcGTATTTCTTTGCATCTTTGGATAGAGCTCGATCTAGCGAATGCGTAGGCGTAAACCGTTTGTAaaacggagttataacgaaagagTTATAAACGAACGAAGGTAAGGGCAAAATAGTCATTTGGCTAGGAATTTGGAGTGCTTCAGATTTGTGGGAGCCTTGTTTTGGTAAAAGGAGGCCACGTCAGTGGTTGAAGGGAAAAAAATAGaggaaagaatttttttttttaaaaagaagagGAGTTTCAGGAGAAAATGAGGAGGAAAATGAGGAGGGGCTCGGCGAATGGGGAGAGGAGAGAAAGGGAAGGCCCAATCAGAAAAGGGGGAAGGAGGGAATGGAAGAGAGGGAGAGCAACAAGGGATCATAGATCCCTTCCCAGTTCCTTGCGACCCGATCCACTGATGGGTGATACCCGATGGATTCCGACGGCTCCTCCGGCCAAATTCTGACGATTAAAGTCGAGCCACCACCTGGAAATCACTCCACGACCTTCCCTCAACCCATTCCACCCTAAAATTGGTAAAATTTGGACTTGAAATGGTGAAGAACAGTCGGTTGGTGCGACGGGTTCGTGCAAAGATTTATCAAATTATGAAACGTTTTcctccaattaccaccaccattagactccccTTGAGGCATAGAACAAATCCCATAGATTGGTTGGGGCGTCGGAGCTGTTTTGGAGTTGAATCAAGTACACCCAAATTCAAGGGTTTCCAGCGGTTCGAGGGCGATTTGAGGTGTTTTCCGGCCGAATTGGACTTTGGCCCAGGTATGAAAAttgttcctctcattgaacTCTACTTGCCtataaaatttggaaatttttggaaatagttgaattttccggctaGTCGGGGCAGTCGACCACCACCTGCGGTGGtgcgtggccagtgggccgcCGATGCTATTTTAAGCTAAATTGATATCTTGATCTCAGATTTGACACCCGTAGTatgtgatttgattattgtgaGCCTAGTTTCATTAAGGTGCATTACTTGATTATTATTTGATTTgacgatctgaccgttggatcgtcaccaaactctAATGCATTATAGAacgtaatatttaaggatattaGGAACTGACAAATGAGAAATCCGATGATAGATCTTTccgaattggatttctaagtttgtaaaataaattgtTGACCGCCACCTAATCCTAGTAATTGGCGGAGATCTAACCTTTGGATCGCGATGAGAATTTAGTATGTCGTTCTATAAGCATAATGTGGACTATAGGAAGTTATAGATCTGAAATCCGATGgccggatcttccggatcgaattaCGTAGGGTTTTGGACCCTACCGTTGatcgagagttgacttttggtca carries:
- the LOC103444520 gene encoding tRNA-specific adenosine deaminase TAD3 isoform X3 yields the protein MNLLLWRLNQIAPLENLRHVKRVHKKFVQGGKTQLSVILCLASQNGNQLDSIQNDVQELMNSYQLSPFITKVCKYAASSKEEWEEQCKLWPTSYHPPTYNIEGITGFSQEDSQSVFSFMKYAIQLAKSGDNLEVNAAVIVDPSVKQVIAKACDQTCSCYNPKNEITLETSCSEKLETSVCHGISGGALSCKEHSNGFPAKSEHLYTGVSCLCPWGWAEQESDMSLRYCHPLRHASIVAIESSAARDRLLFPSSGKTQDNKSFEMDHMQSCSAASPAKRQKTNSTNIQVNYGEDNLDLNGEGCSRSLSARPYLCTGFDMYLVWEPCIMCAMALVHQRIRRIFFAYPNPKAGALGSVHRLQGQRSLNHHYAVFRVLVGTDI
- the LOC103444520 gene encoding tRNA-specific adenosine deaminase TAD3 isoform X1; amino-acid sequence: MEEMWQIVHIPDNPPIPPDQQPTVDAIASLIDPLFANTLVRRLNQIAPLENLRHVKRVHKKFVQGGKTQLSVILCLASQNGNQLDSIQNDVQELMNSYQLSPFITKVCKYAASSKEEWEEQCKLWPTSYHPPTYNIEGITGFSQEDSQSVFSFMKYAIQLAKSGDNLEVNAAVIVDPSVKQVIAKACDQTCSCYNPKNEITLETSCSEKLETSVCHGISGGALSCKEHSNGFPAKSEHLYTGVSCLCPWGWAEQESDMSLRYCHPLRHASIVAIESSAARDRLLFPSSGKTQDNKSFEMDHMQSCSAASPAKRQKTNSTNIQVNYGEDNLDLNGEGCSRSLSARPYLCTGFDMYLVWEPCIMCAMALVHQRIRRIFFAYPNPKAGALGSVHRLQGQRSLNHHYAVFRVLVGTDI
- the LOC103444520 gene encoding tRNA-specific adenosine deaminase TAD3 isoform X2, whose translation is MEEMWQIVHIPDNPPIPPDQQPTVDAIASLIDPLFANTLVRRLNQIAPLENLRHVKRVHKKFVQGGKTQLSVILCLASQNGNQLDSIQNDVQELMNSYQLSPFITKVCKYAASSKEEWEEQCKLWPTSYHPPTYNIEGITGFSQEDSQSVFSFMKYAIQLAKSGDNLEVNAAVIVDPSVKQVIAKACDQTCSCYNPKNEITLETSCSEKLETSVCHGISGGALSCKEHSNGFPAKSEHLYTGVSCLCPWGWAEQESDMSLRYCHPLRHASIVAIESSAARDRLLFPSSGKTQDNKSFEMDHMQSCSAASPAKRQKTNSTNVNYGEDNLDLNGEGCSRSLSARPYLCTGFDMYLVWEPCIMCAMALVHQRIRRIFFAYPNPKAGALGSVHRLQGQRSLNHHYAVFRVLVGTDI
- the LOC103444520 gene encoding tRNA-specific adenosine deaminase TAD3 isoform X4 encodes the protein MNLLLWRLNQIAPLENLRHVKRVHKKFVQGGKTQLSVILCLASQNGNQLDSIQNDVQELMNSYQLSPFITKVCKYAASSKEEWEEQCKLWPTSYHPPTYNIEGITGFSQEDSQSVFSFMKYAIQLAKSGDNLEVNAAVIVDPSVKQVIAKACDQTCSCYNPKNEITLETSCSEKLETSVCHGISGGALSCKEHSNGFPAKSEHLYTGVSCLCPWGWAEQESDMSLRYCHPLRHASIVAIESSAARDRLLFPSSGKTQDNKSFEMDHMQSCSAASPAKRQKTNSTNVNYGEDNLDLNGEGCSRSLSARPYLCTGFDMYLVWEPCIMCAMALVHQRIRRIFFAYPNPKAGALGSVHRLQGQRSLNHHYAVFRVLVGTDI